The proteins below come from a single Chryseobacterium capnotolerans genomic window:
- a CDS encoding alpha/beta hydrolase family protein — MKLIIKKDISLGNPETRNFLADSFYSDTENKRPLVIFVHGYKGYKDWGAWDLMAEKFAEAGFFFVKFNFSHNGTTVDDPENFADLEAFGNNNYSKELSDLGVVIDHFIQDSNVDEEKIILIGHSRGGGISIVKTFEDERINGLITLASVDTLDRFPQGELFENWKKEGVYYALNGRTKQEMPHYYQFYEDYEKNVHRFDVERAAEMAKAYMLIIHGTHDEAVDVKHAEHLHILNPNSELFLIENGNHTFGAKEPWTDSDLPKDLNSVTEKCIDFLTQNLK, encoded by the coding sequence ATGAAGCTGATTATTAAAAAAGATATATCACTGGGAAACCCGGAAACGAGGAACTTTCTTGCAGATAGTTTTTATAGTGATACTGAAAATAAACGTCCTTTGGTCATCTTTGTCCATGGGTATAAAGGCTATAAAGATTGGGGAGCCTGGGATTTGATGGCTGAAAAGTTTGCAGAAGCAGGTTTCTTCTTTGTAAAGTTTAATTTTTCTCATAATGGAACTACGGTAGATGATCCTGAGAATTTTGCTGATTTGGAAGCTTTTGGGAATAATAATTATTCTAAAGAATTATCTGATCTTGGAGTTGTTATTGATCATTTTATTCAGGATTCGAATGTAGATGAGGAAAAGATTATTTTGATTGGACATAGCAGGGGAGGAGGGATTTCTATTGTTAAAACTTTTGAGGATGAGAGAATCAATGGGTTGATTACGCTGGCTAGTGTAGATACCTTAGATCGTTTTCCACAAGGTGAGTTGTTTGAAAACTGGAAAAAGGAAGGTGTATACTATGCTTTAAATGGACGTACCAAACAGGAAATGCCTCATTACTATCAGTTTTATGAAGATTACGAAAAGAATGTACACCGTTTTGATGTAGAACGGGCTGCTGAAATGGCTAAAGCGTATATGCTTATCATTCATGGAACGCATGATGAAGCTGTAGACGTAAAACATGCTGAGCATCTTCATATTTTGAATCCAAATTCAGAACTTTTTCTTATCGAAAATGGGAACCACACTTTTGGAGCCAAAGAACCTTGGACAGACTCTGATCTTCCCAAGGATCTGAATTCTGTAACGGAAAAGTGCATTGATTTTTTGACCCAAAATCTAAAATAG
- a CDS encoding HipA family kinase, whose amino-acid sequence MQNLRTVTVMRYILPLREGGSLPALAEADDDFKYVLKFRGAGHGVKMLISEFIGGRITEALGLKIPELVFINLDADFGRTEADEEIQDLLKSSEGLNLGLHYLSGSITYDPSVKIDPLLASKVVWLDAFITNIDRTFKNTNMLMWHKELWIIDNGASFYFHHSWQNFDAAAKTPFKYVKDHVLLPKAHKLDEADKFAHEVLNETLFRDIVNAIPEDWLHWNDADETPEEIREIYFQFMKTRLENSQIFLNEAKNARG is encoded by the coding sequence ATGCAGAATTTAAGAACAGTAACCGTGATGCGTTACATTCTGCCATTGAGAGAAGGAGGTTCGCTTCCTGCTCTGGCAGAAGCTGATGATGATTTTAAATATGTCTTAAAATTCCGTGGCGCCGGTCATGGAGTTAAGATGCTGATCTCTGAGTTTATAGGCGGAAGGATTACGGAAGCTTTAGGATTAAAGATTCCTGAACTGGTTTTTATTAATCTTGATGCTGATTTTGGAAGAACGGAAGCGGATGAAGAAATACAGGATTTATTAAAATCTTCCGAGGGATTAAATCTCGGATTACATTATTTATCAGGCTCTATCACTTATGATCCGAGTGTAAAAATTGATCCGCTTTTAGCTTCAAAGGTGGTATGGCTGGATGCTTTTATTACTAATATTGACCGTACCTTTAAAAACACGAATATGCTGATGTGGCATAAGGAACTTTGGATCATTGATAATGGAGCTTCGTTCTATTTCCATCATTCATGGCAAAATTTTGATGCGGCGGCAAAAACACCTTTCAAATATGTAAAAGACCATGTTCTTCTCCCTAAAGCCCATAAGCTGGATGAGGCAGATAAGTTTGCTCATGAAGTACTGAATGAAACTCTTTTCAGAGATATTGTGAATGCTATTCCTGAAGACTGGTTACACTGGAATGATGCGGATGAAACCCCTGAAGAGATCCGTGAAATTTATTTTCAGTTCATGAAGACCCGATTAGAAAATTCTCAAATCTTTTTAAATGAAGCTAAAAATGCAAGAGGATAA
- a CDS encoding DUF3037 domain-containing protein, with protein sequence MQEDKIYEYAVIRLVPKVEREEFFNVGLVMFSKKEKFIRIEFYLCPDKFKLMHSKLDYDDVIQNLESFQKIANGDKEGGPIALLDIPERFRWLTAVRSAVVQTSRPHPGKSKDLNSTFGKLFEELVK encoded by the coding sequence ATGCAAGAGGATAAAATATATGAATATGCGGTAATACGCTTAGTACCAAAAGTTGAGAGAGAAGAATTTTTCAATGTCGGACTGGTTATGTTTTCCAAAAAGGAAAAATTTATCCGAATAGAATTCTATTTATGTCCTGATAAATTCAAGCTGATGCACAGCAAACTGGATTATGATGATGTCATTCAAAACCTCGAAAGCTTCCAGAAAATAGCCAATGGTGACAAAGAAGGCGGCCCCATTGCTCTGCTTGATATTCCTGAGCGTTTCCGCTGGCTGACTGCTGTGAGAAGTGCCGTTGTACAAACTTCCAGACCTCATCCCGGAAAATCTAAGGATCTGAATTCTACTTTTGGTAAACTTTTTGAGGAGTTAGTAAAATAA
- a CDS encoding alpha/beta hydrolase yields the protein MKLFNYISMNRFFTSLFFILFLSSSQITFSQSFSQSPEKVNRVKSTLLPDIAMVSENIVYKTGKKGDSLALDLYTPKSFSGKLPVVIYVHGGGWIEGSKAVYADNYLETAVAKLMEKQYAVISINYTLLNDNTHFPLPLEDTKDAVRWVRKNAEKYNFDTSNIGLFGASAGAHLSLVAAYTPDDMFKGSPELSSYSAKVNYVVDHYGPVDLNKLFHTRLGTIPVAMVGMISKKIVSLQQGLVKGISGYDLKKDQDRAIDYLKTISPATYTKAGVPTLIVQGNKDKIVPLSQSKKLYRKLKRAKVETSLIIIDNGVHSFSTTDKAALDQMVDQMVDFIISQKK from the coding sequence ATGAAATTATTTAACTACATATCAATGAACAGGTTTTTTACAAGCCTGTTTTTTATTTTATTTCTAAGTTCTTCTCAGATCACTTTTTCACAGTCATTTTCACAATCCCCTGAAAAAGTTAACCGGGTAAAAAGTACGCTTCTACCGGATATAGCAATGGTTTCTGAGAATATTGTCTACAAAACAGGTAAAAAGGGAGATTCCCTTGCCTTGGATTTGTATACACCTAAGAGTTTTTCGGGTAAACTTCCTGTCGTAATCTATGTTCATGGAGGTGGATGGATAGAAGGCAGTAAGGCCGTTTACGCTGATAATTATCTTGAAACAGCGGTTGCCAAACTCATGGAAAAGCAATATGCAGTGATCAGTATCAATTATACCCTTCTAAATGACAACACCCACTTCCCACTTCCATTAGAAGATACCAAGGATGCTGTACGATGGGTAAGAAAAAATGCTGAAAAATATAACTTTGATACCAGCAATATCGGTCTGTTTGGAGCATCAGCCGGGGCGCATCTTTCTTTAGTAGCAGCTTATACTCCTGATGATATGTTCAAAGGAAGTCCTGAGCTTTCCTCTTATTCGGCAAAAGTAAATTATGTGGTTGATCATTACGGACCTGTTGATCTTAACAAACTTTTCCATACCAGATTGGGAACAATTCCGGTAGCTATGGTGGGAATGATCTCAAAAAAGATTGTTAGCTTACAACAAGGCCTGGTAAAAGGTATCTCAGGATATGATTTAAAAAAAGATCAGGACAGAGCCATTGACTATCTAAAAACCATCTCGCCTGCAACCTATACTAAAGCTGGTGTTCCAACCTTAATTGTCCAGGGGAACAAAGATAAAATCGTTCCTTTAAGCCAATCTAAAAAATTATACAGAAAACTTAAACGTGCAAAAGTAGAAACATCTCTAATTATCATTGATAATGGTGTGCATAGTTTTTCTACAACTGATAAAGCGGCCCTTGATCAAATGGTTGATCAGATGGTTGATTTTATTATCTCCCAAAAGAAATAA
- a CDS encoding carbon starvation CstA family protein, protein MDSLNNINALTLIFASVLIFAIAYRFYGIFIANKVLRLNDQNMTPAVEFADGKDYVATNKNVLFGHHFAAIAAAGPLVGPVLAAQFGYLPGALWILIGCVLGGGVHDMVVLFASVRHKGQSLATIASKEIGKATGTVAGFAILFILVLTLAGLSLACINAMHEASWSLFTVVITMPIAIIMGLIMRYKKNSVLFASILGGILLIAGIIGGHGLMQNPTMNNLFSWNIKTISIAIPLYGFIASVLPVWLLLVPRDYLSTYLKIGTIIMLAIGVIVIHPTVQMPAITAFVNGGGPIIGGPVLPFIFIVIACGAISGFHAVIATGTTPKMLNKEREILFVGYGAMLVEGFVALMALIAACTLMPGDYFAINTPKEAYDSFLATHPSLHGVDIDYYSQKIGIDLYGRTGGAVSLAVGMAHIFNKIPYMDQLTAYWYNFAIMFEAVFILTAIDAGTRVGRFFLQEMLGSVVPKFNDKNWIPGIIISSLLFTFAWGYLVYTGNVNSIWPLFGISNQLLAACGLIVCTTMLIRMNRGKYALCSAIPGVFMAIITFWAGYIQVTSIYIPKGQYLLAALAATAMVLMLIVFIGAFRKWYQLLQINKTEIDHYGEPVKELVER, encoded by the coding sequence ATGGATTCGTTAAATAATATCAATGCGCTTACCCTCATATTTGCCTCTGTTCTTATTTTCGCAATAGCTTACCGCTTCTATGGTATTTTTATTGCCAATAAAGTTCTCAGACTTAATGATCAAAATATGACTCCCGCTGTAGAATTTGCAGACGGTAAAGATTATGTAGCGACTAACAAAAATGTACTCTTTGGACATCATTTTGCAGCTATTGCAGCGGCTGGACCATTGGTGGGACCTGTTCTCGCTGCACAGTTCGGATATCTTCCCGGCGCGCTATGGATTCTGATAGGCTGTGTACTGGGAGGTGGAGTTCATGATATGGTTGTCCTTTTTGCTTCCGTGAGACACAAAGGACAAAGCCTTGCTACTATTGCATCAAAAGAAATTGGGAAAGCAACAGGAACAGTAGCAGGTTTTGCGATCCTATTTATCCTGGTTCTGACGCTGGCTGGGCTATCTCTGGCATGCATCAATGCAATGCATGAAGCTTCATGGTCTCTTTTTACCGTAGTGATTACCATGCCTATTGCCATCATTATGGGACTGATTATGCGTTATAAAAAGAACAGTGTTCTGTTTGCAAGTATCTTAGGCGGTATTCTGTTGATTGCCGGAATTATCGGAGGTCATGGGCTGATGCAGAATCCAACTATGAATAATTTATTCTCATGGAATATTAAAACAATTTCCATCGCCATTCCTTTATATGGCTTTATTGCTTCTGTATTACCAGTATGGCTTCTTTTAGTTCCAAGGGATTACCTTTCCACTTATTTGAAAATAGGAACTATTATTATGCTGGCTATCGGGGTAATTGTTATACATCCTACTGTACAGATGCCTGCTATCACAGCTTTTGTAAATGGTGGAGGTCCCATTATAGGAGGACCGGTACTTCCTTTTATTTTTATTGTCATTGCCTGTGGAGCGATTTCCGGATTCCATGCTGTGATTGCTACGGGGACTACTCCAAAAATGCTGAATAAAGAAAGAGAAATTCTTTTTGTAGGCTACGGGGCCATGCTTGTAGAAGGTTTTGTAGCGTTAATGGCACTTATTGCAGCCTGTACATTGATGCCGGGAGATTATTTTGCCATCAATACCCCCAAGGAGGCTTATGATTCATTCCTTGCCACTCATCCTTCTCTACACGGCGTAGATATAGATTATTACTCTCAAAAAATAGGAATTGACCTCTATGGCAGAACAGGAGGTGCCGTATCTCTTGCGGTGGGGATGGCGCATATCTTCAATAAAATCCCATATATGGATCAGCTGACGGCCTATTGGTATAATTTCGCGATTATGTTTGAGGCTGTGTTTATCCTTACTGCAATTGATGCAGGAACAAGGGTGGGACGTTTCTTTCTACAGGAAATGCTGGGATCCGTAGTTCCAAAATTTAATGATAAAAACTGGATTCCCGGAATCATTATCAGCAGTCTTCTTTTCACTTTTGCCTGGGGATATCTGGTGTATACAGGTAACGTAAACAGTATCTGGCCGTTATTCGGAATCAGTAATCAACTATTGGCAGCCTGTGGACTTATTGTCTGCACAACGATGCTGATAAGAATGAACAGGGGAAAATATGCATTATGTTCAGCTATTCCCGGCGTGTTTATGGCCATTATTACATTCTGGGCCGGTTATATTCAGGTAACTTCTATTTATATTCCCAAAGGACAGTATTTGCTTGCTGCATTAGCGGCGACAGCAATGGTCCTTATGCTTATTGTATTTATAGGAGCCTTTAGAAAATGGTATCAGTTACTGCAAATTAACAAAACAGAAATTGATCATTATGGAGAACCGGTGAAAGAGCTGGTAGAGAGATAA
- the thiM gene encoding hydroxyethylthiazole kinase, which yields MEKNLWEQVQLVRQKSPLVHNITNYVVMNNTANALLAAGASPIMAHAHSEIKDMINIAHSVVINIGTLDEYWAESMLIAAETAETYHKPWILDPVGAGATPFRDQILHQLLQFHPTVIRGNASEIIALAKTNTTATKGVDSTAASNDAVYAAQILVNQYNTIVCISGETDIILSQDQSIQIKNGHPLMTKVTGLGCSATALIGAFMGITEDKVTGTAAAMSLLGIAGELAVRESKGPGSLQLHLIDKLYNITEEEFTSHLKIEKS from the coding sequence ATGGAAAAAAATCTTTGGGAACAAGTTCAACTTGTACGACAAAAGTCTCCCCTTGTTCATAATATAACCAACTATGTGGTCATGAACAATACAGCCAATGCACTTTTGGCTGCAGGAGCTTCTCCGATTATGGCACACGCCCACTCTGAAATCAAAGACATGATCAATATAGCCCATTCGGTAGTTATTAATATTGGTACTCTCGATGAATACTGGGCTGAATCTATGCTTATAGCTGCTGAAACTGCTGAAACTTACCATAAACCATGGATACTTGATCCGGTAGGTGCAGGAGCGACTCCTTTTCGCGATCAGATATTGCATCAGCTGTTACAATTCCATCCTACAGTAATAAGAGGTAATGCTTCTGAGATTATCGCACTCGCTAAAACCAATACAACAGCAACCAAAGGTGTAGACAGCACCGCAGCAAGTAATGATGCTGTTTATGCCGCACAAATCCTGGTTAATCAATACAACACGATTGTATGTATTTCGGGCGAAACAGATATTATTCTGAGCCAAGATCAATCTATACAGATCAAAAACGGACATCCTCTCATGACCAAAGTAACAGGCCTGGGATGTTCTGCAACGGCATTAATCGGAGCATTTATGGGGATTACAGAAGATAAGGTAACGGGTACTGCCGCTGCAATGTCATTATTGGGAATAGCAGGCGAACTGGCTGTTCGTGAGAGTAAAGGTCCGGGCAGTCTTCAGCTTCATTTGATTGATAAACTCTACAACATTACGGAAGAAGAATTTACCAGCCATTTAAAAATTGAAAAATCATGA
- the thiD gene encoding bifunctional hydroxymethylpyrimidine kinase/phosphomethylpyrimidine kinase, translated as MKKYKYPSVLTIAGFDGSGGAGIQADIKTASALGCFSTSVLTALPVQNTQGVRKIYPIPVEAVADQIKAILDDIVPDAIKIGMVHTPQLVETIVSTLAVYPKIPIVFDPVMVATSGHRLIEDETITALTTSLFPIADVITPNMDEASILADMKVETLEDLYTAGKKIKKLGCKTILLKGGHQETSTITSLFYDEHENFHSFETIKLNTNNTHGSGCTLSSAIASYIAHGKSLYEAVSLGQQYIYQAIENGIDVQTGHGNGPLNHFFNPQKLIKNEME; from the coding sequence ATGAAAAAATACAAATACCCTTCAGTATTAACTATTGCAGGTTTCGACGGAAGCGGCGGTGCCGGCATTCAGGCTGATATTAAAACAGCTTCTGCTTTAGGCTGTTTTTCAACATCAGTGTTAACGGCTTTGCCTGTACAAAATACACAAGGAGTACGAAAAATATATCCTATTCCTGTAGAAGCTGTTGCTGATCAAATAAAAGCAATTCTGGACGACATTGTTCCTGATGCTATAAAAATAGGAATGGTTCATACGCCTCAACTTGTAGAGACCATTGTTTCCACATTAGCAGTATACCCTAAAATACCTATTGTCTTTGACCCTGTAATGGTTGCTACCAGTGGACACCGTTTAATTGAAGATGAAACCATCACAGCACTCACTACATCACTTTTTCCCATTGCAGATGTCATCACTCCCAATATGGATGAAGCTTCCATTTTAGCTGATATGAAAGTAGAAACGCTGGAAGATTTATACACTGCCGGAAAAAAGATCAAAAAACTGGGTTGTAAAACAATTCTCCTTAAAGGCGGTCATCAGGAAACCTCAACCATTACCTCCCTCTTCTATGATGAACACGAGAATTTTCATTCTTTTGAAACAATAAAATTGAATACCAATAATACCCACGGTTCAGGCTGTACACTTTCATCTGCCATTGCTTCCTATATTGCTCACGGCAAATCACTTTATGAAGCAGTTTCTCTGGGACAGCAATATATCTACCAAGCCATAGAAAACGGAATAGATGTGCAGACAGGTCATGGAAACGGACCGTTGAACCACTTTTTTAATCCTCAAAAACTTATCAAAAATGAAATGGAGTGA
- a CDS encoding TenA family protein codes for MKWSESTWNDIQECYQSILNMPFIKELSAGSLPQEKFRFYMAQDSLYLEHFGRTLSLIAAKIPDLQDVLTFMRFAENTIVVENALHESYFKDFGVTDKGILQPVCHHYIHFLRSTAALESVEIAVAAVLPCFWIYREVGNYIYEIQNTVNNPYEKWIATYAGEEFSIAVDEAIAICNKIAENSTEETRKK; via the coding sequence ATGAAATGGAGTGAATCAACCTGGAATGATATACAAGAATGCTATCAGTCTATCCTGAATATGCCTTTTATCAAAGAATTATCAGCGGGCAGCTTACCACAGGAAAAATTCCGTTTTTATATGGCTCAGGATTCTTTATATCTGGAACACTTTGGAAGAACACTTTCCCTTATTGCAGCAAAGATCCCTGATCTTCAGGATGTACTTACTTTTATGCGTTTTGCAGAAAATACGATCGTTGTAGAAAATGCTCTGCATGAATCATACTTCAAAGACTTTGGGGTGACTGATAAAGGAATTTTACAACCGGTATGCCATCATTACATTCACTTTCTGAGAAGTACTGCAGCTCTGGAATCGGTGGAAATTGCTGTTGCTGCTGTCCTCCCTTGTTTCTGGATTTACCGTGAAGTTGGAAATTATATTTACGAGATTCAAAATACGGTGAACAACCCGTATGAAAAATGGATTGCCACGTATGCCGGAGAAGAATTTTCAATAGCAGTGGATGAAGCCATTGCCATCTGCAATAAAATAGCTGAAAATAGTACCGAAGAAACCAGAAAAAAATGA
- a CDS encoding TonB-dependent receptor plug domain-containing protein, which translates to MRNKKTILSASVLFFLGVFTYGQEKDSNTKKDSTQTNKVEEVVILGSRAGARSKADSPVPVDVFNLKEASVVLPQSNIGQILNAIAPSFTSTVQTNSDGTDHLDPAQLRGLGPDQVLVLVNGKRRHTSALVNVNGTPGRGTVGTDLNAIPSFALNRIEVLRDGAAAQYGSDAIAGVMNLELKRDTGKLTGQISYGGNLTPAANDHTGNFDGQNIQLDLNYGNKIGTKGGFFNITWSSQFRNPTYRAGTESGAIYNAYNAIEQRALKDGVNLSSLFSNINNTPNSQQIIDYVHQYAQGVNYFTPGQLAGIQGATTIQDIKDGAGNVIQKGLQSLLNFDVTDQELAYRGLTRKDFNMQVGQSKLNNHQLFINAEVPVSDNWKVYTFGGYSLRHGVSGGFYRRPRESRTFTGLYPNGYLPQIGTDIQDISLAAGIKGKWEGWNIDFSNTFGQNSFTYNIRNTGNTSLRFASPNEFDAGGLRFTQNTINLDFSKKYDVLEGLNVAFGGEHRFENFKMTAGEEASYTTYDVLGNPWNNATQRPTDFFGASLPGGSQVFSGFRPENAVNKNRQSLAAYADVELNFTNWLLVDAAARYENYSDFGSTFNYKLASRIKVAPNFNVRFAGSTGFRAPSIHQIYYNVTSTLFTGGQLLEVGTYSNDSQLAAQLNIPKLKQETSKSASLGFTYKIPSVNLTFTADGYFTKIDNRIILTDQFLRKDVPTDAQKEFDKLNVNAAQFFTNAIDTETKGLDIVIAHNARFSGVKLDNNFAINLNQTKQVGEIHSAGLLKSPALEKVYFSEKSRIYLEEAVPRVKASLSHTLTWNGVSFYLRNTYFGKVTGADVLDANGDGIIEFNEHQTIGDKIITDISAAYQFTKNVGLTVGVNNLFDIYPTKNLPASSNNDQFIYSRSTSQFGQNGRYVFTRLNFNF; encoded by the coding sequence ATGAGAAATAAAAAAACTATTCTTTCTGCTTCTGTTCTCTTTTTTCTGGGAGTTTTTACCTATGGACAAGAGAAAGACAGCAATACAAAAAAAGACAGTACTCAAACCAATAAAGTAGAAGAAGTTGTTATCCTGGGATCCAGAGCAGGTGCAAGATCAAAAGCTGATAGTCCGGTTCCTGTAGATGTATTCAACCTGAAGGAAGCTTCTGTGGTACTTCCACAGTCTAATATCGGACAAATTCTGAATGCCATTGCGCCTTCTTTTACCTCTACCGTTCAAACCAATTCTGATGGAACAGATCATTTGGATCCGGCCCAGCTGAGAGGACTGGGGCCAGACCAGGTATTGGTATTGGTTAACGGAAAAAGAAGACATACTTCTGCATTGGTCAATGTCAACGGAACACCGGGAAGAGGAACTGTAGGAACCGATTTGAATGCTATTCCTTCCTTTGCTCTGAATAGAATAGAAGTCTTAAGAGATGGAGCTGCCGCACAATATGGTTCGGATGCCATCGCAGGGGTAATGAATCTTGAATTAAAAAGAGATACCGGAAAACTAACCGGCCAGATCAGCTATGGTGGAAATTTAACGCCTGCAGCCAATGACCATACCGGAAATTTTGACGGACAGAATATTCAGTTAGACCTGAACTATGGGAATAAAATCGGAACGAAAGGCGGTTTTTTCAATATCACCTGGTCCTCACAGTTCAGAAATCCAACGTATAGAGCAGGAACAGAATCAGGCGCAATCTATAATGCTTATAACGCTATCGAGCAGCGTGCATTGAAAGATGGTGTGAACCTTTCTTCTCTGTTTAGTAATATCAATAATACTCCCAATTCGCAGCAGATTATCGATTATGTTCATCAGTATGCTCAAGGGGTAAACTATTTTACTCCTGGCCAATTGGCTGGTATACAGGGAGCCACTACTATTCAGGATATAAAAGATGGGGCAGGAAATGTTATTCAGAAAGGACTTCAGTCTTTATTAAATTTTGATGTTACTGATCAGGAATTGGCATACAGAGGCCTTACCAGAAAAGATTTTAACATGCAGGTGGGTCAGTCTAAGCTTAATAACCACCAGCTTTTCATTAATGCTGAGGTTCCTGTAAGTGATAACTGGAAAGTGTATACTTTTGGTGGATATAGTTTAAGACATGGTGTTTCCGGAGGATTTTACAGAAGACCGAGAGAAAGCAGAACTTTTACAGGTTTATACCCTAATGGTTATCTGCCACAGATCGGAACTGACATCCAGGATATCTCATTAGCAGCAGGTATTAAAGGAAAATGGGAGGGATGGAATATTGATTTTAGTAATACTTTTGGACAGAACTCTTTTACCTATAATATCAGAAATACGGGGAATACTTCTTTAAGATTTGCTTCTCCTAATGAATTTGATGCAGGTGGATTAAGGTTTACCCAAAATACCATCAATTTAGATTTCTCTAAAAAATATGATGTCCTGGAAGGATTGAATGTGGCATTTGGAGGGGAACACCGCTTTGAAAACTTTAAAATGACGGCAGGTGAAGAAGCATCTTATACCACGTATGATGTCTTGGGAAATCCTTGGAACAATGCTACCCAGCGGCCTACAGATTTCTTTGGAGCTTCTCTTCCGGGAGGTTCTCAGGTATTCAGTGGATTCAGACCTGAAAATGCCGTGAACAAAAACAGACAGTCACTGGCAGCTTACGCAGATGTAGAATTGAACTTTACGAATTGGTTATTGGTGGATGCTGCTGCGAGATATGAAAACTATTCAGATTTTGGATCTACATTTAACTATAAATTGGCTTCAAGAATCAAGGTTGCTCCTAATTTCAATGTGAGGTTTGCGGGATCTACAGGGTTCAGAGCACCATCCATTCACCAGATTTATTATAATGTAACTTCTACATTATTTACTGGAGGTCAGCTTCTTGAAGTAGGAACATACAGCAATGATTCTCAATTGGCCGCACAGCTGAATATCCCAAAACTGAAGCAGGAAACTTCAAAATCTGCCAGTTTAGGTTTTACCTATAAAATTCCATCCGTGAATTTGACCTTCACAGCAGACGGATATTTTACTAAAATTGATAACAGAATCATTCTTACGGATCAGTTTTTAAGAAAAGATGTCCCTACTGATGCTCAAAAAGAGTTTGATAAATTAAATGTGAATGCCGCTCAGTTTTTCACCAATGCTATTGATACGGAAACAAAAGGGTTGGATATTGTTATTGCTCATAATGCAAGATTTTCAGGGGTAAAACTGGATAACAATTTTGCCATCAACCTGAATCAGACTAAACAGGTAGGTGAAATTCACTCTGCAGGACTGCTGAAATCTCCAGCTCTTGAAAAAGTTTATTTCTCTGAAAAATCTAGAATTTATCTGGAAGAGGCTGTGCCTAGAGTGAAAGCAAGTTTATCCCATACACTTACATGGAATGGTGTTAGTTTCTATCTTAGAAATACCTATTTCGGAAAAGTAACCGGAGCAGATGTTCTTGATGCTAATGGAGATGGAATCATTGAATTTAATGAACATCAAACAATAGGAGATAAAATCATTACTGATATTTCTGCGGCCTATCAGTTTACAAAAAATGTAGGACTTACTGTAGGGGTTAATAATCTGTTTGATATTTATCCTACCAAAAATCTACCAGCTTCAAGTAACAACGATCAGTTTATTTACTCACGCTCTACTTCACAATTTGGGCAGAACGGACGGTATGTGTTTACAAGACTTAATTTCAATTTTTAA